GGTACCCCTGGCATTTCATCGAATATACCCCGGCAAAGTGGGCCGATCTGTACCGTTCGCCTGAGCTGGCAGAAGCGCTCATGTACAGCGGAAACTTCACGTCTCTCCCTCATATCCAGGACATGCCCGCCGTCAGGGAACTGAAAGAACGTGGGATCGTACCTGACGGATCGGTCTTTGTCCCTGGTCACGGGGCCGACGTGCTCTCCGGGTGTAAATTACCCCGGTCCTACGATGTCAGGCAGGGGTGCACCCCCGAAGAGGCCGTGCGCTATGTCCTCGCCGACCACCATTCCTACTGGGACATAGGTAATGACGAACCCCTCAGGAAGATCTTTGAAGAGAGAGTCCGGTCTCTCTCCCCTGCGGTCCACAGGGACGACAGGGAGTCGGGAGCCAACGCCATCGAATACTATGATTACAGGGAGAGACAGGCGAAATATATCATCAACTCAGTCAGGACGTACGAATATTACGGATATGAGTGGCGGACCCCCTTCTGGGACAACGAATTCATGGAATTCTTCATGAAGGTCCCCCTGCAGTACAGGATGAAGCAGAGACTGTACATACGTTTCGCGCGGGAGAAGGTCTTCTCGGGCGACCTGAAAAAGTTAAAATCTATTGAGTGTACGACCCGAATCAGCGATTCCCTCTCTCAGAGGTGGATGTCGGCACAGAACAAACTCAGACGGGTCTACGACCGTATCGCGGACAGGGGGATCTATGCTCTGTGGTACCGGGACCTCCGGCCCCTCCTGCTCAAAAAGAATGCTCTTATGACAGATATCAGCGGCAGCAGGTACCCTCACGTCAGGACGATGGTGATGCAGAGCAGGTATGATCCGTCTGCATTAACAATCATCAGCCTTCTGAACCTTGAATATCTCCTGCAATATGGAGATATTCCGCGTCTTGACGAAGGAAACCTGAAAAGCAAAAAAGAATGTATCTGGGAAGTCGGCATTCCCGAATACTCCAGAGAGACCCCTCGATAATTTCCCGTCTTTTTTTCATCAAGGATAAATATATATATTGTAATGGATATGGTATGGTCGGGGGGGCACGTGGCATACTTATCAGACATGATGCAGGTCCCGGATTCTTCAGGATATAACGAAGCACTCCGACGGGTTCAGGACCTGGCCAGGAAAGTACGGGGCCATGAGACGATTAAAACAGATCATATTGATTACTCACTTCCGATCGGGACCGACGAGAGAGTCGGTCACATGGACGGGAAACCCTGCAGGCGCCTTGTGATTTTTCTTCGGTCGACAGGGTGCGAATGGGTCCGGGAAAGTGGCGGGTGCACGATGTGCGGTTTTTACTGCAGCACCAACCAGGGGGTCAAGGTCTCGGACGAGGACTATATCAACCAGATCGAGCATGTCGCCGATACCGTGGACCTGAACGACTACCCGGTCGTCGCATTATACAATGACGGCAACTTCCTTGACGAGAGGGAGATCTCATTCGAAGCCCAGAAAAAGATTTCGTCCGTCCTCAACAGTTTTCCGGGCATCCGGAGAGTGGTCATTGAGTCCCGGATAAATGACGACTCCATTGAAATGGCACAGCGGATTAAAAAATATCTCCCGGATAAGGAACTGGAAATATTGTTCGGGTTCGAGTCGGCCAATCCCGAGGTCATGAACCTCTGCATCAACAAGGGCTTTACCGCCCGGAACTATGACCATTATCTTGCAAAGATGAAAGGTTCCGGTGTGTCCTTCAAACCGCTTCTCCTGCTGAAACCCCCCTTCTTAACCGAGCAGGAGGCCGTCTCCGATGTGGTCGCGACAGTCGGGTACCTGTATGCCCGAGGCATCCGCAGGGTGGACCTCGAAGTCACGACGGTCGAGAGGAACACGGTCGTTCACGAACTCTGGAAGAAGGGCCTCTACTCCCCGCCCATGTTATGGAGCGTTCTCGAAGTGATACGGCAGTATAAGGGGATGTACGGGGAGGGGATGGACATGTACATCAGCCCGTCCCAGTATTCGGTTCAGTCGCTGGACGTCGCCAGAAATTGCGGGACATGCGACAGGGAGATCCTTGAACGGATCGACATGCATAATCTGGATTTCAACACGGAGGTCTTTGACGGTCTCGACTGTGATTGCAAACATACCAGGTGGGCGGATAGGATGGGTGAGCAGGACCCGCGTGGCATCCCGGAGAGGGTGATAGGCCAGTTAAATATGCTGGACACTCCGGATTAATATTTTAATGGTTTTACACCGCTTTCACTACGAAAATCTGCCTTCCGAAGATGATTGTCGATGACACGACGGGAACACCAGTTCAGCGAAGGCAGGAAGAAAATACATTTATAGCATCACGCGGACGTGACATCGATAGATCCGAGATTTCTAGGACGGAGAGCGCATGCATCTGGAACTATACCTGAATAATCCCTATTACCCATGGAAACAGGCAGAATCCTGGGGGTTCCATTGCTATTACAAGGGGACATTTTTTCGGGGGACCGATGTCCTGTCTGACCCTGAGGTGGTCGGGGAGGTCATGGGGCAGGGTTCCGGCGTCCCCGAAGTCGACCGCCTCAGGGAGATCGCGGCCAGAACCATCGGCGAGTTCTGCATCGTCATCGAAACGGACGACCGCCTCTTCTGTATATCTGACCGGATACGGAGTGTCCCTCTCTTCTATGCCATAGACCAGGACCGCATCATCGTCTCGGACGATGCGAACATCATCAGGTCTGCCCTGCACCCGGCACTGGACCCGGAGAGTGCAGCGGAGTTTCTGGTAACAGGGTACGTGACCGGCGAAGGCACGCTTTTTCAGGGCCTGAGGCAGACGAATGCAGGTGAGATCCTCGTCCTGAATAAGAGAACGGGATCGGTCCATACGACCCCCTACTATCGGTACCTTCATGGCGACTACTACCAGGAGGACGGGACAGCATTGATGCATGCCCTGGACACGATCCTGTACCGGGTCTTCACGAGGCTGATGGCATCCACTGCCGAAAGAGGGCAACAGATTGTCGTTCCTTTGAGCGGCGGACTCGATTCGCGGATCATCGCCGCAATGCTCCGAATGGTGGGGGCGAAAGATGTTGTCTGCTATAATTACGGGCACCCCATCAACAGGGAGAGCAGAGCAAGCCAGAAAGTGGCGGAGGCACTGGGGTACCCCTGGCATTTCATCGAGTACACGCAGGACGCCTGGGAAGAGTGCTACACATCCCCTGAGATGAGGACGTACCAGAAATATAGCGGAAACCTGGCGTCGCAACCTCATATTCAGGATTTTTTTGCCGTGCATACGCTGAAAAAAGAGGGCATTGTCCGGGACAATGCGGTCTTTGTGCCGGGGCACGCGGGAGATATGCTCAGCGGGTCGCATATCCCGGCATCGTACCGGAAAGACGGGGAATATTCGCAGGAAAAAGTCATAGACGATCTTCTCACAAAACATTACTCCCTGCTGGGCTGGAACCACAATGGTCTGCGATCCCTCTATTCACAGAAGATTGCACGGGGGTGTGGGGATATCAGGGTCCACGACAATGACTCCTGTGCAAACGCCCTTGAATATTTTGATTTCTACGAACGCCAGGCAAAGTTCATCGTAAACGCGGTTCGTGTGTACGAATTTTTCGGCTATTCCTGGAGTTTGCCCTTCTGGGATGCCGAGTTGATCGATTTTTACCTGCATGTGCCCCTGTACCACCGCATCGGACAGAAATTGTACAAGAGGTATGCCAGAGAGAGATTGTTTGTCGGAAAATATGAGGGACTTCGCAAGATAGAGTGCACAAGCAGATTTGAGACACCACTGAACAATTTTCTCTCAGATGCGAGGCGCGGGCCGTCCTTCCTCATGCACCTCCTCTCTACAGGGGGACAAAAAACATCATGGTACAACAAAATCCTTGCCATGCTGGAAGAAAACCGCCTGCCCCTCCCGGAGGTGCTGATGCACTACCCCCCCCTTGTCTCACTGGTCGGCCAGGAAAGCGCTGTCCCCGAGATCAGACTGAACGGCCTTATCATACAAAATTATCTGAGTCTGATCATCCCTGACGACGGGATCCAGGGATCCTGCCCTGTGGCCGGAGAGGTTCGGATCGAGCAATAAATAGTGCGGAGACTCACTCCAGAAACATTCTTTTCAGGTGGCTCCATGAAAATGCTGCAGGTGTACTTCCATACTCAAGTTCACGAGCGCTCGCGCCCCACACCCGGACAGAGGGGGAATAGGCTTTGTAGAACCCCTCCCCTTTTCTGGGTACGAGCGTGACTCACCCGCCTTCCTGCATCTTCGCGCCGGTGGCTCTGCCCCCGGACCCCCAAAACTGCGATTGGGTCAGGAAGGCAAAATCAACGAACATGAAGGGGGAGTTGCTGTCCCGGGTTCTA
This window of the Methanofollis ethanolicus genome carries:
- a CDS encoding asparagine synthase-related protein → MQVKIRLSNRFSPWRRIETDNADCYIKGHIFVDNILTDDEDLASYLSGEVSLSVRDSDDIAGLFSHLNGEYAVVVDAPDCVLCAVDRVRSIPLFYSRTQGGLLVADEAQALKQSVHAVPDDIRAAEFLVTGFVTGRDTLLDGIEQIQAGEFLLHDKITGKTDLSPHYRYGHGDFFPVSEEDMIERLDQVCTNVFARLITTTVDQGKHIVVPLSGGLDSRVLVTLLKHLGVEDVTCFTYGIRNNRESRFSREVAAALGYPWHFIEYTPAKWADLYRSPELAEALMYSGNFTSLPHIQDMPAVRELKERGIVPDGSVFVPGHGADVLSGCKLPRSYDVRQGCTPEEAVRYVLADHHSYWDIGNDEPLRKIFEERVRSLSPAVHRDDRESGANAIEYYDYRERQAKYIINSVRTYEYYGYEWRTPFWDNEFMEFFMKVPLQYRMKQRLYIRFAREKVFSGDLKKLKSIECTTRISDSLSQRWMSAQNKLRRVYDRIADRGIYALWYRDLRPLLLKKNALMTDISGSRYPHVRTMVMQSRYDPSALTIISLLNLEYLLQYGDIPRLDEGNLKSKKECIWEVGIPEYSRETPR
- a CDS encoding asparagine synthetase B family protein gives rise to the protein MVGEVMGQGSGVPEVDRLREIAARTIGEFCIVIETDDRLFCISDRIRSVPLFYAIDQDRIIVSDDANIIRSALHPALDPESAAEFLVTGYVTGEGTLFQGLRQTNAGEILVLNKRTGSVHTTPYYRYLHGDYYQEDGTALMHALDTILYRVFTRLMASTAERGQQIVVPLSGGLDSRIIAAMLRMVGAKDVVCYNYGHPINRESRASQKVAEALGYPWHFIEYTQDAWEECYTSPEMRTYQKYSGNLASQPHIQDFFAVHTLKKEGIVRDNAVFVPGHAGDMLSGSHIPASYRKDGEYSQEKVIDDLLTKHYSLLGWNHNGLRSLYSQKIARGCGDIRVHDNDSCANALEYFDFYERQAKFIVNAVRVYEFFGYSWSLPFWDAELIDFYLHVPLYHRIGQKLYKRYARERLFVGKYEGLRKIECTSRFETPLNNFLSDARRGPSFLMHLLSTGGQKTSWYNKILAMLEENRLPLPEVLMHYPPLVSLVGQESAVPEIRLNGLIIQNYLSLIIPDDGIQGSCPVAGEVRIEQ